Proteins encoded by one window of Drosophila melanogaster chromosome X:
- the CG17600 gene encoding uncharacterized protein, isoform B — translation MSLNGSEKVNTEKLAAMWMYATQMGSLPPTVRKLTPPSRQIMLIPSTAGNGMAPPPPTRLPPPPPGARAGLLLPVPPLPAQYRGMTLPYMRPGPGSVTYAHPASLSGTYRTHKSTKSAEINGQRRRRRAGKSDANRRQRRKSEADVLDGAPNFQYTGLDRAIADSFLARQEQSQAGSHVDYSSSASSDLYGGQRASFKTKIVCRDVVM, via the exons ATGTCTCTGAATGGCAGTGAAAAG GTGAACACCGAGAAGCTAGCGGCTATGTGGATGTATGCCACCCAGATGGGAAGCCTGCCGCCAACAGTCCGCAAACTGACGCCTCCATCGCGGCAGATCATGCTCATTCCCTCCACCGCTGGCAATGGG ATggcaccaccaccgcccacaCGCTTGCCACCTCCGCCTCCGGGCGCCAGAGCTGGACTTCTGCTTCCCGTGCCCCCGCTGCCGGCGCAGTACCGTGGAATGACCCTTCCCTACATGCGACCTGGGCCCGGATCCGTGACCTACGCCCACCCGGCTAGCCTAAGCGGGACATACCGGACTCACAAGAGCACAAAGTCAGCGGAGATCAATGGGCAGCGAAGACGGCGGCGGGCGGGAAAGTCTGATGCCAATCGCCGGCAGCGCCGAAAATCGGAAGCGGATGTCCTGGACGGTGCTCCCAATTTCCAGTATACGGGTCTAGATCGAGCCATAGCTGATAGCTTTTTGGCCAGGCAAGAACAGTCACAGGCGGGCAGTCACGTCGACTATTCGTCGTCTGCCTCCTCGGACTTGTACGGCGGTCAGAGGGCATCCTTCAAAACGAAGATCGTTTGCCGGGATGTGGTGATGTGA
- the Cluap1 gene encoding clusterin associated protein 1 — protein MSFKDVRDLGEHLKLLGFPRVFPLQSLANQHGSLASFHIVAELLQWLAGLIEPGATLPGGVESEEQRVLLVRSATEFFVTKAAIRINPRKLYAAAAVTAAELQKVTRLLTSPGQNEADNDEEDQRDQYRSLNPVDIGDKIEELRKARELATDLTQRGTTICEMLSKELLHKESLMSQAQRPLELLSVERTLKSAIQANQVRLQSSRAQLEAAKVELNALGSKLQRRRAELERTRQRLEALHRIRPAHMAEFEDCEKELQELFQRYFLRLHVRDALKSQLDLRTKRATPISSPILQKPAENSMPFIPEGLIEDDDDDDDEDDLDDEDEGDDGGKALSRLEMVVNGRSVFGLDSEIPDIRDEDKLMQQNNMVSAQGKRPGTATSRIRPTTGRSRKAVGGRGTAGPDGGNDARAARGTRRGVATGGDADGTQLNGRNGPGSSMLNSRDEDSSFGSSESELDVGKIMGMSGMSGMSGMSAISGISGMSNIALGAGDDDFDLNSIDDISISKLTGELPLRPKTANKAEHHSDEDF, from the exons ATGTCCTTCAAGGATGTGCGAG ATCTGGGGGAACATCTTAAGCTGTTGGGGTTCCCGCGCGTGTTTCCCCTCCAATCCCTGGCCAATCAGCATGGCAGCCTGGCCAGTTTCCACATTGTTGCCGAGCTCCTTCAATGGCTAGCAGGACTAATAGAGCCAGGAGCCACTTTGCCCGGCGGCGTTGAATCGGAGGAGCAGCGGGTTCTTCTCGTCCGTTCGGCGACCGAGTTTTTTGTGACCAAGGCAGCCATTCGTATTAATCCCCGAAAACTGTATGCAGCCGCTGCGGTTACGGCGGCAGAGCTACAGAAGGTTACCCGACTCTTGACATCCCCAGGACAAAACGAAGCGGACAACGACGAAGAGGACCAaagggaccagtaccggaGCCTAAATCCCGTGGATATTGGCGATAAAATAGAGGAGTTGCGTAAGGCTCGAGAACTGGCCACAGACCTAACCCAGCGTGGCACAACCATATGCGAGATGCTTTCGAAGGAACTGCTCCACAAGGAATCGCTAATGTCCCAGGCCCAACGACCCCTGGAGCTGCTCAGCGTGGAGCGGACCCTGAAGAGCGCCATCCAAGCTAACCAAGTTCGCCTCCAATCGAGTAGAGCCCAACTGGAAGCAGCCAAGGTGGAGCTCAATGCTCTGGGATCAAAGCTGCAGCGCCGTCGGGCGGAGCTCGAGCGAACCCGCCAAAGACTGGAGGCACTGCATCGCATTCGACCAGCGCACATGGCCGAATTCGAGGACTGTGAGAAGGAGTTGCAGGAGCTATTCCAGCGCTACTTTCTCAGGCTGCATGTGCGCGATGCTCTAAAGTCCCAGCTGGACCTGCGTACTAAACGTGCCACACCTATCTCCTCACCCATTCTGCAAAAGCCCGCCGAgaactcaatgcccttcatcCCGGAGGGACTCATCgaggacgacgatgacgacgacgacgaggacgatCTGGATGACGAGGATGAGGGCGATGATGGCGGCAAAGCACTTTCCCGTCTCGAAATGGTGGTCAATGGCAGGAGTGTCTTCGGCCTGGACTCAGAGATACCCGACATACGGGACGAGGACAAACTAATGCAACAAAACAACATGGTTTCCGCCCAGGGAAAACGTCCTGGTACCGCCACCTCCAGGATTAGACCCACAACGGGTAGAAGCAGGAAGGCAGTAGGAG GAAGAGGCACAGCCGGCCCGGATGGTGGTAATGATGCCAGGGCAGCCCGCGGCACCAGGAGAGGTGTTGCGACTGGAGGAGACGCCGATGGCACCCAGCTAAACGGCCGCAACGGACCCGGCAGCAGTATGCTCAACTCCCGGGACGAAGACAGCAGCTTCGGGAGCTCCGAAAGCGAACTGGATGTGGGTAAAATCATGGGCATGAGCGGAATGAGCGGAATGAGTGGCATGAGCGCTATCAGCGGGATAAGTGGGATGAGCAATATTGCCTTGGGAGCCGGCGATGATGATT TTGATCTGAACTCGATCGATGACATAAGCATTTCAAAGTTAACTGGCGAACTGCCACTTAGACCGAAGACCGCCAATAAAGCGGAGCATCACAGCGATGAGGATTTCTAG